A single window of Alosa alosa isolate M-15738 ecotype Scorff River chromosome 11, AALO_Geno_1.1, whole genome shotgun sequence DNA harbors:
- the znf276 gene encoding zinc finger protein 276, with protein sequence MKRTQRRTRASESSPQTSQKQTGGRKRPVRRGKPRKFQNFEVSSSSASDRSFQEDFDEEGANARGCGTEISTPNKHSKTATKQKGNGRLSTAFCRLCHGKFSKRRLRHAFDKQLEEGMEVDDFLDRENHEAPLLFCTDFQRLIGVPMNRDPRLSSFICKTCHAQFYKCHRILTDFRRRVNHTPTSHEGNRDRGSESVPAIEGCISTTSITSDPKCLHSLVSWAHHHAEACHSCPNLREVLEDQCWGSVKAVWGCIDGHSYVMDTIGTQPMVNPGHGPDAGEQPSRDSSHRPKIPRKPSNASTTTNSTVQPSPATTPQIQHSKQADFSPSTDGLFPNDKIPSPVAAQPMAQTADSDLSDRNFSSDEEYADGRKGALSDEQADPYPPKRSAPTKRRTTTKAAKPPPQPKERKKPGPKKKQKSEKEELPTIYKCPYQGCTAVYRGSDGMKKHIKEHHEEVRERPCPHPGCNKVFMIDRYLQRHVKLIHTEERNYICDQCGQTFKQRKHLSVHQMRHSGAKPLQCEVCGFQCRQRASLKYHMTKHKAEADLEFACMLCGKRFEKAHNLNVHMSMVHPLTQGGSNDTPTPGNPSDLDRSRQSTRSTETPQAQPIQELDNGSATQDAQRTTLASPDMSYMLENL encoded by the exons ATGAAGCGAACGCAGAGGCGTACGCGTGCCTCAGAATCGTCTCCTCAAACAAGTCAAAAACAAACCGGTGGAAGAAAGCGACCTGTGCGAAGAGGGAAACCTCGGAAATTTCAAAATTTCGAAGTTTCGTCGTCCTCAGCAAGTGACAGGAGTTTTCAAGAAGACTTCGACGAAGAAGGTGCGAATGCACGAGGATGTGGCACTGAGATTAGTACTCCGAATAAACACTCCAAGACCGCAACAAAGCAGAAAG GAAATGGTCGACTGAGCACTGCGTTTTGCCGTCTTTGCCATGGGAAATTTTCAAAGAGGAGACTACGACATGCCTTCGATAAGCAGCTTGAGGAGGGTATGGAGGTGGACGACTTCTTGGACAGAGAGAATCATGAAGCGCCGCTACTTTTTTGTACTGACTTTCAACGGCTCATTGGTGTGCCAATGAATCGAGACCCACGGTTGTCCTCATTCATTTGCAAGACCTGCCATGCACAGTTCTACAAGTGTCACCGCATCCTGACCGATTTCCGCAGAAGGGTAAACCATACCCCAACAAGCCACGAAGGCAACAGGGATAG ggGTTCTGAAAGTGTACCAGCTATAGAAGGATGCATATCAA CCACCTCCATCACCTCCGACCCCAAGTGTCTCCACAGTCTGGTGTCCTGGGCCCACCACCATGCGGAGGCCTGTCATTCCTGTCCAAACCTAAGAGAGGTATTGGAAGATCAATGCTGGGGTTCAGTGAAGGCAGTGTGGGGCTGCATAGATGGGCACAGCTATGTGATGGACACAATTGGCACTCAACCCATGGTGAACCCCGGTCATGGGCCAGACGCAGGGGAACAGCCCAGCAGAGATAGCAGCCACAGGCCTAAGATTCCCCGAAAGCCCAGCAAtgccagcaccaccaccaacagCACTGTACAGCCAAGCCCAGCCACCACTCCACAGATTCAGCACTCCAAACAGGCTGACTTCTCACCCAGCACTGATG GTCTGTTCCCAAATGACAAGATCCCCTCACCTGTAGCAGCTCAACCTATGGCGCAGACTGCAGACAGTGACCTCTCTGACAG GAACTTCTCCAGTGATGAGGAGTATGCAGATGGAAGGAAGGGTGCATTGTCTGATGAGCAGGCAGATCCATACCCACCCAAACG GTCTGCGCCAACTAAGAGGCGTACCACTACCAAGGCAGCAAAGCCTCCACCACAGcctaaagaaagaaagaagccaGGCCCCAAGAAGAAGcagaaatctgaaaa AGAGGAGCTGCCCACCATTTACAAGTGTCCTTACCAAGGCTGCACAGCAGTGTACAGAGGTTCTGATGGCATGAAG AAACATATAAAGGAGCACCACGAAGAGGTGAGGGAACGACCTTGTCCCCATCCTGGCTGCAACAAGGTCTTCATGATCGACCGCTACCTGCAGAGGCACGtcaaactcattcacacag AGGAGAGGAATTACATCTGTGACCAGTGTGGACAGACCTTCAAGCAGCGGAAGCATCTATCAGTACACCAGATGCGCCACTCGGGAGCCAAGCCACTGCA ATGTGAGGTGTGTGGGTTCCAGTGTCGCCAGAGGGCCTCCCTGAAATACCACATGACCAAGCACAAAGCCGAGGCCGACCTGGAGTTTGCCTGCATGCTGTGCGGCAAGCGCTTCGAGAAGGCCCACAACCTCAACGTCCACATGTCCATGGTGCACCCACTCACACAAGGTGGCAGCAACGACACTCCGACCCCGGGCAACCCGTCTGACCTGGATAGGTCCAGGCAGTCAACCCGTAGCACTGAAACGCCACAAGCCCAACCAATCCAGGAACTGGACAATGGGTCTGCCACACAAGACGCCCAGAGGACTACTCTGGCTAGCCCAGACATGAGCTACATGCTAGAGAATCTCTAA